The sequence CCGTAATAGGCGGTTTTGTTGCATCTGCCATTGGCTGGGGATCTGTAGATGGCTTCAATTTCAGAAGTCTGCTCATCGCCATCGGAGGATCGTTGTTATTACTTTGGATATATGCGATGGTTGCCAAACCACGTAGCCGAACCAG is a genomic window of Xanthocytophaga agilis containing:
- a CDS encoding GlsB/YeaQ/YmgE family stress response membrane protein is translated as MGLLTWIIFGLIAGALAKLIMPGDQSNNWLTTILLGIVGAVIGGFVASAIGWGSVDGFNFRSLLIAIGGSLLLLWIYAMVAKPRSRTRV